The genomic region GTATATAGGGAATACATAGGTGGTGTTAAGGGCCGCTTCGACCTCTCACAAAAGCACAGTACCGGGGTACCAGAGCTCGACAAGATGCTCAGGGGAGGAATACCTAGAGGCGCTATAGTTGTTATCTCGGGGCCCAGTGGAGTAGGCAAGTCTACGCTTGCTCTAACGATTATTAAGGCAGAGCTTGAGCGGGGCGGAAAACCCCTATATGTCACGTTCGAGGAGTCGGTTGAACAAGTAAGGTATATTGCAAGAACCCTTGGCATAGAGGGCGAGTTTGACATAATCTCATTGTCGCCGCTCGGAATAACCCCCTCCGGTCTCTACAGCATAGCTATAGACCGCATGGACACCTACAAGCCCACACTAGTAGTTATCGACGGTATTGGCATAGTGCTGAAGTGGTACGGGGAGGAGACGGGGCTAAACCTCGTAAGGACACTGGCCTATGAGGCGAAGCTGCGCGGCATCACAACAATATTGACGAGCCTAGAAGACTTGCTGAGCGGAGCAGGGTCTCCGAGCCTCAGCACCATAGCCGATGTATTGATCGGACTGGGGTTTGAGCGCGACAACGACGTTATTCGCAGAGTTATAGCCGTGCTTAAGGCGCGGGGCATAGTCCACGATACTCGTGTACGAGAGATTGTTTTTGAGCAAGACCGTATAAGCATAGATAAATATGAGCGGGGAGCGAGTGGGATAAACAAGCCCTAAGGGGAGATTATGAACTTGAGCCAGGAAGAGAGCAGGCTTATATCGATGGTTTTTCGCGAGGCCTTGGATATGGCGTGTTACCCGGTAGCCATAGCCGTGAAGCTCGGGTTCGATGCTCGCGGGAAAGATATGGGTTCAATGCTCCTTAACGACCCTAAGGAGTTCTATGCGCTGCTCAGGGAACTTCTTGGAGGAGACGATGTGGTTGCCGAGTCATGCTTAGATATGACGTTGCGCATAATTATAACGCATTACCGGATCGACGCTGATCCTAAGGAGCTTCTAAGGTCTATCAAGAACGGTGAAGCAGATAAGGTGCGCAAGTTCCTCGAAGAGCTTGTCAAGAGGGTTCAGGAGGAGGGTCTACTCTAGTTCCTTCTCCGGAGCTGTAGCGGCTCCGGCTTGTACCGGTCTTGGTGCTGAGTTATCGTTCCTTGAATGTCTGTTCTCGTGCAGGAGGGTATGGCGACATAGGAGCTGTGTTACCGAGTTCTATCACGACTGTGGCTTGTTTACCGAGTGCACGTTGCACGTCATAGTAGCATCCTTGGCGAGAACACCATTATCAATGTGTCTGCGAGCGTGAGCAGTGCCATGTATTTCGCCGTCATGGGGGTATAGCCGTGGACTATCCTTGCGACTATGAAGGCTGAGGCGGCTATGATTGCTAGTAGTGAGTAGTAGTAGAGGCCGAGGAGTATGCCGGGATCGATTGGCTTCCCGAACATGGGCATGCTCATTGTTGACATTTTCTCTACAAGGCCTATGACTATCCCTGCGGAGAAGGCATAAGTTATTGATGCGAGGGAGGTTA from Pyrofollis japonicus harbors:
- a CDS encoding RAD55 family ATPase; the encoded protein is MSLSERAEEFLDHMKRVGIDLASYREKGLLKYYWLPLAKDARVLADKVVEIVVTEKPQRLVIDTLTPLLKALRAGASREFLHNLVNLVTKPSRITVYALLEVPHGSRTIGYGLEEFIADAIMLLRLDEYRGIVRRTLSIRKARWCPQTRMSYGFEITSRGIVVYREYIGGVKGRFDLSQKHSTGVPELDKMLRGGIPRGAIVVISGPSGVGKSTLALTIIKAELERGGKPLYVTFEESVEQVRYIARTLGIEGEFDIISLSPLGITPSGLYSIAIDRMDTYKPTLVVIDGIGIVLKWYGEETGLNLVRTLAYEAKLRGITTILTSLEDLLSGAGSPSLSTIADVLIGLGFERDNDVIRRVIAVLKARGIVHDTRVREIVFEQDRISIDKYERGASGINKP